From Falco cherrug isolate bFalChe1 chromosome 4, bFalChe1.pri, whole genome shotgun sequence, one genomic window encodes:
- the LOC102047751 gene encoding acyl-coenzyme A synthetase ACSM3, mitochondrial isoform X1, whose amino-acid sequence MCWTDGLKWKRRGKKTKPPALWWVDGAEEGLRWIFEELSRKAANVPSDACGMQQGDSYSHSARIPEQWLVKLACVRTGAVWIPGTQQLTAKGILHRLQKSEAKCVITDNSMAPTVDSVGAECQLLKFKLLGSKGHRRRMAELFKDLLNVKIQWVFYQWKYRICKSG is encoded by the exons ATGTGCTGGACAGATGGACTGAAGTGGAAAAG gaggggaaaaaagactaAACCCCCTGCGTTATGGTGGGTAGATGGTGCTGAAGAAGGGCTGAGGTGGATCTTTGAGGAACTGtccaggaaagcagcaaatgtACCCTCTGATGCCTGCGGCATGCAACAAGGAGACAGTTACTCTCATTCGGCCCGGATCCCAGAGCAGTGGCTGGTGAAGTTGGCTTGCGTGAGAACAG gAGCTGTCTGGATTCCTGGCACgcagcagctgacagcaaaGGGCATTCTTCATCGACTGCAGAAATCCGAGGCAAAGTGTGTCATCACTGATAATTCCATGGCACCAACGGTAGACTCAGTGGGGGCCGAATGCCAGTTGCTGAAATTCAAGTTGCTTGGGTCAAAGGGCCACAGAAGAAGGATGGCTGAACTTTTTAAAGATCTACTGAA TGTCAAGATCCAGTGGGTATTTTACCAGTGGAAATACAGGATCTGCAAAAGTGGCTGA
- the LOC102047751 gene encoding acyl-coenzyme A synthetase ACSM3, mitochondrial isoform X2 encodes MCWTDGLKWKRRGKKTKPPALWWVDGAEEGLRWIFEELSRKAANVPSDACGMQQGDSYSHSARIPEQWLVKLACVRTGAVWIPGTQQLTAKGILHRLQKSEAKCVITDNSMAPTVDSVGAECQLLKFKLLGSKGHRRRMAELFKDLLKYWLDLTSSDIFWNVSATG; translated from the exons ATGTGCTGGACAGATGGACTGAAGTGGAAAAG gaggggaaaaaagactaAACCCCCTGCGTTATGGTGGGTAGATGGTGCTGAAGAAGGGCTGAGGTGGATCTTTGAGGAACTGtccaggaaagcagcaaatgtACCCTCTGATGCCTGCGGCATGCAACAAGGAGACAGTTACTCTCATTCGGCCCGGATCCCAGAGCAGTGGCTGGTGAAGTTGGCTTGCGTGAGAACAG gAGCTGTCTGGATTCCTGGCACgcagcagctgacagcaaaGGGCATTCTTCATCGACTGCAGAAATCCGAGGCAAAGTGTGTCATCACTGATAATTCCATGGCACCAACGGTAGACTCAGTGGGGGCCGAATGCCAGTTGCTGAAATTCAAGTTGCTTGGGTCAAAGGGCCACAGAAGAAGGATGGCTGAACTTTTTAAAGATCTACTGAA GTACTGGCTGGACTTGACTTCCTCCGATATATTTTGGAATGTGTCAGCCACAGGCTAG